The following proteins are encoded in a genomic region of Neosynechococcus sphagnicola sy1:
- a CDS encoding response regulator, which translates to MSTVLIVDDSSTIREMVLDLLIKHGLTVVQASDGVEAKEKIQASCPDIVVTDIIMPNMNGYELCRWLKNEPKTKDIPVIMFTTKSEEFDRYWGLKQGGDAYITKPYQPEELLETIHKLLKK; encoded by the coding sequence ATGAGTACAGTTCTGATTGTGGACGACAGCTCTACGATACGAGAAATGGTCTTAGATCTCCTGATTAAACATGGTTTGACCGTGGTTCAGGCCAGTGATGGTGTGGAGGCCAAAGAAAAAATTCAGGCCAGTTGTCCGGACATCGTGGTCACCGATATCATCATGCCTAACATGAATGGTTATGAACTGTGTCGTTGGCTCAAAAATGAGCCGAAAACAAAGGATATTCCGGTCATTATGTTCACGACTAAAAGTGAAGAATTTGATCGTTATTGGGGGCTGAAGCAGGGGGGCGATGCTTACATTACAAAGCCCTATCAACCGGAAGAACTCTTGGAAACCATTCATAAGCTCTTAAAAAAGTAA